A genomic window from Leisingera sp. M658 includes:
- a CDS encoding sterol desaturase family protein, producing the protein MSATEKHVEAGTSKEWNWHPDLPVAVTPLFSWPPRPMATLRWFATNWLPITEYLIYALMAWAIWAWLVPPLEQMQRLSWGWVLQLWARNLILITIFAQGLHLWLYGWKKQGDDYKFDRRGPARNARIFLWNDQYWDNVTYALLSGVTVWTFYDAIVWMAYANGWAPIITARSNPLCFFALFLLLPVVQSFHFYWLHRALHIPWIYKRVHSVHHRSVSVAPWSGFSMHPIEHVGYMSLLLIFLVVPAHPIHFLFIGFSLALASATSHAGFENLVLGDKAHLKIGSFHHQLHHRYFECNYGGPEMPWDNWFGSFHDGSPEATERVRETKKRMHAR; encoded by the coding sequence ATGTCGGCCACTGAAAAGCACGTGGAAGCTGGCACAAGCAAGGAATGGAACTGGCATCCCGACTTGCCTGTCGCAGTAACACCGCTTTTCTCGTGGCCGCCAAGGCCCATGGCCACGCTCCGGTGGTTTGCGACCAACTGGTTGCCGATCACCGAATACCTGATCTACGCCCTGATGGCCTGGGCCATCTGGGCGTGGCTGGTGCCACCCTTGGAGCAGATGCAGCGCTTGAGCTGGGGATGGGTATTGCAGCTTTGGGCGCGCAACCTGATCCTGATTACGATTTTTGCCCAAGGGCTGCACCTGTGGCTTTACGGATGGAAGAAGCAAGGCGACGACTACAAGTTCGACCGGCGCGGACCAGCCAGGAATGCACGCATCTTCCTGTGGAACGATCAGTATTGGGACAATGTCACCTATGCGCTCCTATCTGGTGTGACCGTCTGGACGTTCTATGATGCCATCGTTTGGATGGCTTACGCTAATGGCTGGGCACCGATAATTACGGCCCGGAGCAATCCGCTCTGTTTCTTTGCCCTGTTCCTGTTGTTGCCTGTTGTACAATCCTTCCATTTCTACTGGCTGCACCGCGCACTGCACATCCCATGGATCTATAAACGCGTGCATTCGGTGCATCATCGCAGTGTTTCAGTCGCACCGTGGTCTGGCTTTTCCATGCATCCGATCGAGCATGTCGGCTACATGAGCCTGTTGCTGATCTTCCTGGTTGTGCCCGCGCATCCGATCCACTTCCTCTTCATCGGATTCTCGTTGGCGCTTGCTTCAGCCACGTCGCATGCCGGGTTTGAAAACTTGGTGCTGGGAGACAAGGCCCACCTGAAGATCGGGTCGTTCCACCACCAACTGCATCACCGGTATTTCGAATGCAATTATGGCGGCCCGGAAATGCCCTGGGATAACTGGTTCGGCAGCTTTCACGATGGCAGCCCGGAGGCAACGGAACGTGTGCGCGAAACCAAAAAACGCATGCACGCGAGATGA
- a CDS encoding ABC transporter substrate-binding protein encodes MKLYKSGCDILPATLEDSAHNAKRRNDEVSRREFLAMATTFGATTATAYTMLGMNAPAFASETPKTGGTLRIGMVVREGKDPRSYDDSPQANISRGWLEYLVRYTHQFTFEPMLLESWEISEDAKTYILNVRPGVTWHNGDPLTAEHVAYNIERWCDKGAEGNSMAGRFGTLIDPDTSKAAEGTIEVVDTSTVRLNLPNPDITLIAGMADYPAAIVHPDAGSADPFKAPLGTGPYTLESHEVGVKAVLVRKDGHTWWNEGQGAYLDRIEYLDVGTDPTTILSSYEAEEIDANYESSGDFVAVLTGLGLQQNEAVTAATIVIRPNQDATVNGKKPYADARVRRALSMAVDNSVLLELGVNGLGIPAQNHHVCPIHPEYAEVDRIPHDPAGAIELLKEVGMEDFEHELISIDDDWRRNTTDAMAAQLREAGIKVKRTVVPGASFWNDWAKFPFSSTNWNMRPLGVQILALTYRSGENWNETGFNNPEFDRLLADALATPDADKRREIMAKLQRILLDEGVVTQPYWRSLYNHSRPNVKGMGMHPTFEIHMDKIWLDA; translated from the coding sequence ATGAAACTTTACAAGTCTGGCTGTGACATACTGCCCGCAACCCTCGAAGACTCTGCTCACAATGCGAAGCGTCGGAATGACGAAGTCAGCCGGCGTGAATTTCTTGCCATGGCGACAACGTTCGGGGCCACTACCGCAACAGCCTACACCATGCTGGGCATGAATGCCCCGGCTTTCGCGTCAGAAACACCAAAGACCGGCGGAACGCTGCGGATCGGGATGGTTGTTCGGGAAGGCAAGGATCCGCGGTCTTATGATGACAGCCCGCAAGCCAACATCAGCCGGGGCTGGCTTGAGTATCTGGTGCGCTACACTCATCAGTTCACCTTTGAGCCGATGCTTCTGGAAAGCTGGGAAATCAGCGAAGATGCAAAGACCTACATTCTGAATGTGCGCCCCGGGGTGACCTGGCACAACGGCGATCCACTTACCGCGGAGCATGTCGCATACAATATTGAACGGTGGTGCGATAAGGGGGCCGAAGGCAATTCCATGGCGGGCCGGTTCGGGACATTGATTGATCCCGATACCTCAAAGGCGGCTGAGGGAACCATCGAAGTGGTTGACACCTCGACCGTGCGGCTGAACCTGCCGAACCCGGATATTACACTGATCGCCGGCATGGCGGACTATCCCGCAGCCATCGTGCATCCAGACGCCGGCAGTGCAGATCCTTTCAAGGCGCCACTGGGGACAGGTCCCTACACCCTGGAAAGCCATGAAGTCGGCGTTAAAGCCGTTTTGGTCCGCAAAGACGGCCACACGTGGTGGAACGAGGGCCAGGGGGCCTATTTGGACAGGATCGAATACCTGGACGTGGGAACCGACCCGACCACCATCCTGTCTTCCTATGAAGCGGAAGAAATCGACGCCAACTACGAATCCAGCGGTGATTTTGTTGCGGTGCTGACCGGGCTGGGCCTGCAGCAAAACGAAGCCGTGACGGCCGCGACCATTGTTATCCGCCCCAATCAGGACGCCACAGTGAATGGCAAAAAACCCTATGCAGACGCACGTGTCCGTCGCGCCCTGTCAATGGCGGTCGACAACTCAGTATTGCTCGAGTTGGGGGTCAACGGGTTGGGAATACCGGCGCAGAACCATCATGTCTGTCCGATTCATCCCGAGTATGCGGAAGTGGACCGGATACCTCACGATCCTGCCGGGGCCATAGAGCTTCTCAAGGAAGTCGGAATGGAAGACTTTGAGCACGAGCTGATTTCGATCGACGATGACTGGCGCCGTAACACAACCGACGCCATGGCTGCGCAATTGCGAGAAGCCGGGATCAAGGTGAAGCGAACAGTAGTTCCTGGAGCATCTTTCTGGAATGACTGGGCGAAATTTCCCTTCAGCTCGACCAATTGGAACATGCGCCCGCTCGGCGTGCAAATTCTGGCCCTGACCTACCGGTCCGGAGAAAACTGGAACGAAACCGGGTTCAACAATCCTGAGTTCGACCGTTTGCTGGCAGATGCACTGGCAACCCCTGATGCGGACAAACGCAGGGAAATCATGGCCAAACTGCAGAGGATCTTGCTCGACGAAGGTGTGGTGACGCAGCCCTATTGGCGCTCCCTTTACAATCACAGCCGCCCAAATGTGAAAGGGATGGGCATGCACCCGACCTTTGAAATCCACATGGATAAGATCTGGTTGGACGCATAG
- a CDS encoding ABC transporter ATP-binding protein, whose product MSLLSLQGVEAAYGPAQALFGVDLELAEGEVVALMGRNGMGKSTTIKTICGMLAATKGELRFDGHDLRRLPSYKIARLGIGLVPEGRRCFAPLTVEENLTAAARPGPWDFKKAAELFPRLEERRNQKAGSLSGGEQQMLTISRALMTNPRLLILDEATEGLAPVVRQEIWAAIGRLKREAGLAILVVDKSLKELSAIADRAVILNKGSKAWGGGIGELPAEVADRFLGV is encoded by the coding sequence ATGAGCCTGCTGTCTTTACAAGGGGTTGAAGCCGCATACGGCCCGGCGCAGGCGCTGTTCGGGGTCGATCTGGAACTCGCCGAGGGCGAAGTGGTGGCGTTGATGGGCCGCAACGGCATGGGTAAATCCACCACCATCAAGACCATCTGCGGCATGCTCGCAGCCACCAAGGGAGAGCTGCGGTTTGACGGCCACGACCTGCGCCGGCTGCCCTCCTACAAGATTGCCCGGCTGGGTATCGGGCTGGTGCCCGAAGGGCGGCGCTGCTTTGCGCCGCTGACGGTTGAGGAAAACCTAACGGCTGCAGCACGCCCTGGCCCGTGGGATTTCAAGAAAGCAGCAGAGCTGTTTCCGCGGCTGGAGGAACGGCGAAACCAGAAAGCCGGGTCTTTGTCCGGCGGCGAACAGCAGATGCTGACCATAAGCCGCGCCTTGATGACCAACCCGCGCCTGCTGATCCTGGACGAGGCGACCGAGGGCCTGGCGCCTGTGGTCCGGCAGGAGATCTGGGCCGCGATTGGCCGCCTCAAGCGTGAGGCGGGGCTTGCGATTCTGGTGGTGGACAAGTCGCTGAAGGAGCTGTCGGCTATTGCTGACCGTGCGGTTATCCTGAACAAGGGCAGCAAAGCTTGGGGCGGTGGCATCGGCGAACTGCCGGCAGAAGTGGCGGACCGGTTTCTAGGCGTTTAG
- a CDS encoding ABC transporter ATP-binding protein: MVETVLKTKGLNKSFGALQASRDVSLDLRAGEIHALIGPNGAGKSTLIKQIAGNLAPDSGTVELLGRDVTALNTVARARMGLGRTFQISALAMDYTVLQNAVLGALGGRGGPFRFFRNVMKDPELLEQAGGALERVGLAQDAHRRTADLSHGQRRQLEVAVALTLQPRLFLMDEPMAGLGSAGSKALTGFLDGLRQEAPILLVEHDMDAVFALADRISVLVYGQIIATGTADDIRANADVRRAYLGEEDAA, encoded by the coding sequence ATGGTTGAAACGGTTCTGAAAACCAAGGGCCTGAACAAAAGCTTTGGCGCATTGCAGGCGAGCCGAGATGTGTCGCTGGACCTGCGGGCGGGCGAAATCCACGCGCTGATTGGCCCCAATGGCGCGGGGAAATCGACCCTGATCAAACAGATTGCCGGTAATCTGGCACCTGACAGCGGCACGGTGGAGCTGCTGGGGCGGGATGTGACTGCGCTGAATACCGTTGCGCGGGCGCGGATGGGGCTGGGGCGGACGTTTCAGATCTCGGCGCTGGCGATGGACTACACCGTTTTGCAAAACGCGGTGCTGGGCGCGCTCGGCGGGCGGGGCGGCCCGTTCCGGTTCTTCCGCAACGTGATGAAGGACCCGGAGCTGCTGGAGCAGGCAGGCGGCGCGCTGGAGCGGGTCGGGCTGGCACAGGATGCGCATCGCCGCACTGCTGACCTGTCCCACGGCCAGCGCCGCCAGTTGGAGGTCGCCGTGGCGCTGACGCTGCAGCCAAGATTGTTCCTGATGGATGAGCCGATGGCCGGGCTTGGGTCCGCAGGCTCCAAGGCGTTGACCGGCTTCCTTGACGGCTTACGTCAGGAGGCGCCGATCCTTTTGGTGGAGCACGACATGGACGCGGTTTTTGCCTTGGCCGACCGGATCAGCGTGCTGGTTTACGGCCAGATCATCGCAACCGGCACCGCCGATGACATCCGCGCCAATGCCGATGTGCGCCGTGCCTATCTGGGAGAGGAGGACGCCGCATGA
- a CDS encoding branched-chain amino acid ABC transporter permease has product MMLTRETLLNWVMIAALLIVPLAAWSLDEPFIITLATKAAILALAGVGLNIALGQGGLISLGHAAFFGIGGYAMGILAAHAQNYEPLFEWPFMFEGSNQMPLIWLVAVAASALAALVIGALSLRTSGVYFIMITLAFGQMLYYFAISWSAYGGEDGLSIWVRNDFPGLNTLDPIQFFAIAYVILCGVLFFTARLARSPFGLALSAARQNEERVEAVGLTPFTLRLTAFVISGAITGLAGALFADLNRFVSPTMLSWHTSGEIMIFVILGGVGRLYGPVAGAALYILLEHLLGGISDYWQIFLGILLLLIVLFARGGLIGALAGREKAHG; this is encoded by the coding sequence ATGATGCTGACCCGTGAAACCCTGCTGAACTGGGTGATGATTGCCGCGCTCTTGATCGTGCCGCTGGCGGCCTGGAGCCTGGATGAGCCGTTCATCATCACCCTGGCGACCAAGGCGGCGATCCTGGCGCTGGCCGGGGTGGGGCTGAACATTGCGCTGGGGCAGGGCGGGCTGATCAGCCTGGGCCATGCGGCGTTTTTCGGCATCGGCGGCTATGCCATGGGCATCCTGGCGGCCCATGCCCAGAACTATGAGCCGCTGTTTGAATGGCCGTTTATGTTTGAGGGCAGCAACCAGATGCCGCTGATCTGGCTGGTGGCGGTTGCCGCCAGTGCCCTGGCCGCGCTGGTGATCGGGGCGCTGTCTTTGCGCACGTCGGGTGTCTATTTCATCATGATCACCTTGGCGTTCGGCCAGATGCTGTATTACTTCGCGATCAGCTGGAGCGCCTATGGCGGTGAAGACGGGCTGTCGATCTGGGTCCGCAATGACTTCCCGGGCCTGAACACCCTGGACCCGATCCAGTTTTTTGCCATTGCCTATGTGATCCTGTGCGGCGTACTGTTTTTCACCGCCCGGCTGGCGCGCTCGCCCTTCGGGCTGGCTCTGTCCGCCGCGCGCCAGAACGAGGAGCGGGTCGAGGCAGTGGGCCTGACCCCGTTTACCCTGCGGCTGACCGCCTTTGTGATTTCCGGTGCCATCACCGGGCTGGCGGGGGCGCTGTTTGCTGACCTCAACCGCTTTGTCAGCCCCACCATGCTCAGCTGGCACACCAGCGGCGAGATCATGATCTTTGTTATCCTTGGGGGTGTTGGGCGGCTGTATGGGCCGGTCGCCGGTGCCGCGCTCTATATCCTCTTGGAGCATCTTCTGGGCGGGATCAGCGATTACTGGCAGATCTTCCTTGGGATCCTGCTGCTGCTGATCGTTCTGTTTGCCCGCGGCGGGCTGATCGGGGCGCTGGCCGGACGGGAGAAGGCGCATGGTTGA
- a CDS encoding branched-chain amino acid ABC transporter permease, producing the protein MTYILVLEQILNGLQFGVMLFLMAAGLTLVFGVMGLINLAHGSLYMVGAFAAAAVAGWSGSFLLALIASLAAAAAAGALMELVVIRRLYRRDHLDQVLATFALILIFSEGTRWLFGSFPLFLDVPPYLSGPVTLPGGIEYPLYRLAIILIGLAIAAGLFLLIARTRIGIQIRAGEADREMIAALGVDISKLYTLVFALGAALAGLAGALVGAIQSVQVGMGEPVLILAFVVIVIGGIGSIKGALAGALLVGMTDTLGGVFLPRLFALFMEPASAASAGASLASMLIYILMAGVLLVRPSGLYGGSA; encoded by the coding sequence ATGACCTATATTCTAGTTCTGGAGCAGATCCTGAACGGGCTGCAGTTCGGCGTCATGCTGTTTCTGATGGCAGCCGGGCTGACGCTGGTATTCGGGGTGATGGGGCTGATCAATCTGGCCCATGGTTCGCTTTATATGGTGGGCGCTTTTGCGGCCGCCGCCGTTGCCGGCTGGAGCGGATCGTTCCTGCTGGCGCTGATCGCAAGCCTTGCCGCTGCCGCCGCAGCCGGGGCGCTGATGGAGCTGGTGGTGATCCGCCGCCTGTACCGGCGCGACCATCTGGACCAGGTGCTGGCGACATTCGCGCTGATCCTGATCTTTTCCGAAGGCACCCGCTGGCTGTTCGGATCTTTCCCGCTGTTTCTGGATGTGCCGCCTTATCTGTCGGGACCGGTTACCCTGCCGGGCGGCATTGAATACCCGCTGTACCGGTTGGCGATCATCCTGATCGGGCTGGCCATCGCCGCGGGCCTGTTCCTGCTGATCGCCCGCACGCGGATAGGCATCCAAATTCGCGCAGGCGAGGCCGACCGCGAGATGATTGCCGCCCTTGGCGTCGATATCTCCAAACTCTACACACTGGTGTTTGCCCTTGGCGCCGCCTTGGCCGGTCTGGCCGGCGCGCTGGTGGGCGCGATCCAATCGGTGCAGGTCGGCATGGGCGAGCCAGTGCTGATCCTGGCCTTTGTGGTGATCGTCATCGGCGGCATCGGCTCGATCAAGGGCGCATTGGCCGGCGCGTTGCTGGTGGGGATGACCGACACTTTGGGCGGGGTGTTCCTGCCGCGGCTTTTCGCCCTGTTCATGGAGCCTGCCAGTGCAGCCTCGGCGGGTGCATCGCTGGCGTCGATGCTGATCTACATTCTGATGGCGGGGGTTTTGCTGGTGCGCCCCTCGGGCCTGTATGGAGGGAGCGCATGA
- a CDS encoding ABC transporter substrate-binding protein, with translation MKTIRMLAMAAAVPALAAAAQADTKIGMITTLSGGGAGLGVDVRDGFMLAIEQDGRDGVEVVIEDDQRKPDAAVQIADRMIQSEKVDILTGIIWSNLAMAVVPAATAQGVFYLSPNAGPSALAGKRCHPNYFNVAWQNDNLHEAAGAYANESGLKNSFILAPNYPAGKDALTGYKRMYGGELAGEIYTKLGQTDYAAEIAQIRASGADSVYFFLPGGMGISFLKQYAGSGVDLPVVGPAFSFDQGILQAVGDAALGVKNTSQWNKDIDNAANAGFVASFQEKYGRLPSLYASQGFDTANLILSALDKAEPGDQDAFRAALKAAEFASVRGDFKFGGNHHPIQDIYVREVIKEGDVFTNKIIATGLSDHADAYAGECKM, from the coding sequence ATGAAGACCATTCGGATGCTCGCCATGGCAGCGGCAGTCCCGGCGCTGGCGGCTGCGGCCCAGGCTGACACCAAGATTGGCATGATCACCACATTGTCCGGCGGCGGCGCCGGGCTGGGTGTGGACGTGCGCGACGGCTTTATGCTGGCAATCGAACAGGACGGCCGCGACGGTGTCGAGGTGGTGATCGAGGATGATCAGCGCAAACCCGATGCCGCGGTGCAGATCGCAGACCGGATGATCCAGTCCGAAAAGGTGGATATCCTGACCGGCATCATCTGGTCCAACCTGGCGATGGCGGTGGTGCCCGCTGCCACTGCGCAGGGCGTGTTCTACCTGTCACCGAACGCAGGCCCTTCGGCGCTGGCGGGCAAGCGCTGCCATCCGAATTATTTCAACGTCGCCTGGCAGAACGACAACCTGCACGAGGCCGCGGGTGCCTATGCCAATGAGTCAGGTCTGAAAAACAGCTTCATCCTGGCGCCGAACTACCCGGCGGGCAAGGACGCGCTGACCGGCTACAAACGGATGTACGGCGGTGAACTGGCGGGTGAGATCTACACCAAGCTGGGCCAGACCGATTACGCCGCCGAGATCGCACAGATCCGCGCCTCCGGTGCTGACTCGGTCTATTTCTTCCTGCCCGGCGGCATGGGGATTTCCTTTCTGAAACAATACGCTGGCAGCGGCGTGGACCTGCCGGTGGTCGGACCTGCGTTCTCGTTTGATCAGGGCATTCTGCAGGCGGTGGGTGATGCCGCGCTGGGGGTGAAGAACACCTCACAGTGGAACAAGGACATCGACAACGCGGCCAATGCCGGTTTTGTCGCGTCTTTCCAGGAAAAATACGGCCGTCTGCCGTCGCTTTATGCCAGCCAGGGCTTTGACACCGCCAACCTGATCCTGAGCGCGCTGGACAAGGCGGAGCCTGGCGACCAGGATGCCTTCCGCGCGGCGCTGAAGGCAGCGGAGTTCGCATCGGTCCGCGGTGATTTCAAATTCGGCGGCAACCATCACCCGATCCAGGACATCTATGTCCGCGAAGTGATCAAGGAAGGTGACGTCTTTACCAACAAGATCATCGCCACCGGGCTGAGCGACCACGCCGACGCTTACGCCGGCGAGTGCAAGATGTAA
- a CDS encoding LysR family transcriptional regulator, protein MDKLDCMRTFAAVAAQSSFTDGARQIGISTKLASKYVARLEEQLGAQLLNRTTRKVTLTDTGRAYLERCLPLLDQFDELEDVVQLRQQELAGPVRITAPTGFGSRELVEALQPFQQRHPKVAVELVLSDRHLPILEEGVDLAVRFGTLKDSTLVARKLCAMRLVVVASPAYLAAQGTPAEPETLATHNCLLQMTSPQPDAWTFGRKDRRRTIIVGGSFRANSPRAVAHMAASGLGIARCPHYTALPFLQDGRLQVLFEQQETDPITLYAVYPSSRHLTARIRALIDHLAACFGPG, encoded by the coding sequence ATGGACAAATTGGACTGCATGCGCACTTTTGCTGCCGTAGCGGCGCAAAGCTCTTTTACTGATGGCGCGCGGCAAATCGGGATCAGCACCAAACTGGCCAGCAAATACGTGGCCCGGCTGGAGGAACAGCTGGGTGCGCAGCTGCTGAACCGCACCACCCGCAAGGTGACGCTGACCGACACGGGCCGCGCCTATCTGGAGCGCTGCCTGCCGCTGCTGGATCAATTCGACGAGCTGGAGGATGTGGTGCAGCTGCGCCAGCAGGAGCTGGCAGGCCCGGTCCGGATCACCGCCCCCACCGGCTTTGGCAGCCGCGAGCTGGTCGAAGCCCTGCAGCCGTTCCAGCAAAGGCACCCCAAAGTGGCGGTTGAGCTGGTGCTGTCGGACCGCCACTTGCCCATCTTGGAGGAGGGCGTGGACCTGGCGGTCCGTTTTGGAACACTCAAGGATTCGACGCTGGTGGCCCGAAAACTCTGCGCCATGCGGCTGGTGGTGGTGGCATCGCCGGCCTATCTGGCGGCACAGGGCACCCCCGCCGAACCCGAAACACTGGCCACCCACAACTGCCTGCTGCAGATGACCTCGCCGCAGCCGGATGCCTGGACCTTTGGCCGCAAGGACCGGCGGCGTACCATAATTGTCGGCGGCAGCTTTCGCGCCAATTCACCGCGTGCCGTGGCCCATATGGCTGCCAGCGGCCTGGGGATTGCCCGTTGCCCGCACTATACAGCGCTGCCGTTTCTGCAGGACGGCAGGCTGCAAGTGCTTTTTGAACAACAGGAAACCGATCCGATCACACTCTATGCGGTTTACCCGTCCAGCCGCCATCTGACGGCGCGGATCCGGGCCTTGATCGACCACTTGGCGGCCTGCTTTGGACCGGGCTGA
- a CDS encoding glutathione S-transferase family protein — MPHSIRIHSFPLSGHAHRVELFASLAGIAHEVINVDLAAGEHKQPAFLALNPAGQVPVVEDGETVITDSNAILVYLARKYAPSWLPSDPVLEAEVQKFLTLAAGEIAFGPAAARLITVFNAALDAEFCATVAARVLSKIDAHMEGRSFLAGDAPTIADVAVYSYMAHAPEGGISLEPYPNVRAHLARIEGLKGFKPMPATKVGLAA, encoded by the coding sequence ATGCCGCATTCCATCCGCATTCACAGCTTCCCCCTCTCCGGCCACGCCCACCGGGTGGAGCTGTTCGCCAGCCTCGCCGGCATCGCCCATGAGGTGATCAATGTTGATCTCGCAGCCGGTGAACACAAACAGCCCGCCTTTCTGGCGCTGAACCCCGCCGGCCAGGTGCCGGTGGTCGAGGACGGCGAAACCGTGATCACCGATTCCAACGCCATTCTGGTCTATCTCGCCCGCAAATACGCGCCGTCCTGGCTGCCGTCCGATCCGGTTCTGGAAGCGGAAGTGCAGAAGTTCCTGACCTTGGCCGCGGGCGAAATTGCCTTTGGACCCGCTGCAGCGCGGCTGATCACCGTCTTTAACGCAGCCCTGGACGCGGAGTTCTGCGCCACCGTCGCCGCCCGTGTGCTGAGCAAGATCGATGCCCATATGGAGGGCCGCAGCTTCCTGGCCGGCGACGCCCCCACAATCGCTGACGTGGCGGTCTATTCCTACATGGCCCACGCGCCAGAGGGCGGTATCTCGCTGGAGCCCTACCCGAATGTGCGCGCCCATCTGGCCCGCATCGAAGGTCTGAAAGGTTTCAAGCCGATGCCCGCCACCAAGGTTGGCCTGGCGGCCTGA
- a CDS encoding pyridoxamine 5'-phosphate oxidase family protein, which yields MTPFDADSPSPFHEGEQEMQRRAGKRDAMEAFARRVIRPFMPDQHREFYAQLPFLAAGAVDHQGWPWASLLCGPPGFAATPDARHLHVSLSGGTGDPVHAAIRKGAPLGLLGIELHSRRRNRVNGRVIAAARNGFTLRVDQSFGNCPQYIQLRELKPAEAQTPAKPQRFDRFGSAHTALISDADMFFAASHVPAAEHPEREGVDVTHRGGRPGFVRIDGNTLTIPDFPGNNHFNTLGNFLLNPRAGLAFADFTTGSLLLLTGTVELLDENHPDVTAFHGAERGWRFTLHQGVWLKGALPFRAERGAFSPNTMMTDTWSEAEARKSLETQRSTWRRFQIARVEQESAAIRSFYLQPEDGGPLLPFEAGQFLTLRTAPPGADTPLVRTYTVSSAPGEDHYRISVKREENGTVSRLLHDTLQPGSVIEAKAPRGAFFLDASDRRPALLVAGGVGITPMIAMARHVLREGLRTRHLRPLTILHAARTVTDRAFASEFRALERASGGQIRYFSLISSPAKGEAKGRDFDLAGRVNAEILQQLLPQEGADIYLCGPGGFMQAAYDSLLSLGVDDTDIHAEAFGPSALVRTADAPPVHEAVPEAETAIVRFTRSGFEQPWTPVDGTLLELAENHGLTPEFSCRAGNCGSCSTRLGAGKVTYRRAPAAAIAEDETLICCAVPASGTIELDL from the coding sequence ATGACTCCCTTTGACGCAGACAGCCCCTCTCCCTTTCACGAGGGCGAGCAGGAAATGCAGCGCCGCGCAGGCAAGCGCGACGCAATGGAAGCCTTCGCCCGCAGGGTGATCCGCCCCTTTATGCCGGATCAGCACCGGGAATTTTATGCGCAACTTCCGTTTCTGGCAGCTGGCGCGGTGGACCATCAGGGCTGGCCCTGGGCAAGCTTGCTGTGCGGCCCGCCCGGTTTTGCCGCAACGCCGGATGCGCGGCATCTGCATGTTTCGCTAAGCGGCGGCACGGGGGATCCTGTCCATGCCGCCATCCGCAAAGGTGCTCCCTTGGGGCTGCTGGGGATCGAGCTGCACAGCCGCCGCCGCAACCGGGTCAACGGCCGGGTCATTGCCGCCGCGCGCAACGGGTTTACCCTGCGGGTCGATCAGTCCTTTGGCAATTGCCCGCAATACATCCAACTGCGGGAATTGAAGCCGGCAGAGGCGCAAACCCCTGCCAAGCCGCAGCGATTTGACAGGTTCGGCAGCGCCCATACCGCGCTGATTTCCGATGCCGACATGTTCTTTGCCGCCAGCCATGTGCCTGCGGCGGAACACCCTGAACGTGAAGGTGTCGATGTCACGCACCGGGGCGGGCGGCCCGGTTTTGTCCGCATTGACGGCAACACCCTCACCATCCCCGATTTCCCCGGCAACAACCACTTCAACACGCTGGGAAATTTCCTGCTGAACCCGCGCGCAGGGCTGGCGTTTGCGGATTTTACCACCGGCAGCCTGCTGCTGCTGACCGGCACGGTTGAGCTGCTGGACGAAAACCACCCGGATGTCACCGCCTTTCACGGCGCCGAGCGCGGCTGGCGCTTCACCCTGCACCAAGGCGTCTGGCTAAAGGGTGCTCTGCCTTTCCGCGCCGAACGCGGTGCGTTTTCTCCAAACACAATGATGACGGATACCTGGAGCGAGGCTGAGGCCCGCAAATCCCTGGAAACACAGCGCAGCACCTGGCGCCGGTTTCAAATTGCACGGGTTGAACAGGAAAGCGCCGCAATCCGCTCGTTTTATCTGCAACCGGAGGACGGCGGCCCGCTGCTGCCGTTTGAGGCCGGCCAGTTCTTGACCCTCCGCACCGCGCCGCCCGGCGCAGACACGCCGCTGGTGCGGACTTACACGGTCTCCTCAGCCCCAGGCGAAGACCACTATCGTATCTCGGTCAAACGCGAGGAGAACGGTACCGTGTCCCGCCTGCTGCATGACACCCTGCAACCGGGTTCGGTGATTGAGGCCAAAGCCCCGCGGGGCGCGTTCTTTCTGGATGCCTCAGACCGGCGTCCTGCACTTCTGGTCGCAGGCGGCGTCGGCATCACCCCGATGATCGCCATGGCCCGCCATGTTCTCCGCGAGGGGCTGCGCACCCGGCATCTGCGCCCGCTCACCATCCTGCACGCAGCCCGCACAGTGACGGATCGTGCGTTCGCCAGCGAATTCCGTGCATTGGAGCGGGCCTCTGGCGGGCAGATCCGCTATTTCTCGCTGATCAGCTCGCCTGCAAAGGGCGAAGCCAAGGGCCGGGATTTCGATCTGGCAGGCCGCGTCAATGCCGAAATTCTGCAACAACTGCTGCCGCAGGAAGGTGCTGATATCTATCTCTGCGGTCCCGGCGGGTTTATGCAAGCCGCCTATGACAGCCTCCTCAGTCTTGGGGTTGATGACACGGACATCCACGCCGAGGCGTTCGGGCCGTCCGCCTTGGTGCGCACTGCAGATGCCCCGCCTGTCCATGAAGCCGTGCCAGAAGCGGAAACTGCCATTGTCCGTTTCACCAGATCCGGATTTGAACAGCCATGGACCCCTGTTGACGGCACCCTGCTGGAACTGGCCGAAAACCATGGGCTGACGCCCGAATTCAGCTGCCGCGCTGGTAATTGCGGCAGTTGCAGCACCCGGCTCGGCGCAGGCAAGGTGACCTACCGCCGTGCACCGGCGGCGGCGATTGCAGAAGATGAAACCCTGATCTGCTGCGCCGTCCCTGCGTCCGGCACAATCGAACTGGATTTGTGA